The following are from one region of the Microbacterium sp. BK668 genome:
- a CDS encoding nucleobase:cation symporter-2 family protein — MATTERASRAETKAQRRSARRSENTVDGIPPLARLFPLGLQHVLAMYAGAVAVPLIVGGALGYSAGDLAFLISADLFVAGIATIIQSVGFWRFGVRLPLMQGVTFAAVGPMIAIGQSEGIQAVFGATIACGVFMILAAPFFSQLLRFFPPIVTGTVILIIGLSLMRVAAGWIVDGSAEGAPPVNVAFAAGTLLVIVLIERFAPPPLQRVSVLLGLAIGTIAAVFVPGMVDWSGVGDAGWFAFVTPFHFGLPTFQVASIVSMVIVGIVIMTETTGDMIAVGEIVEKPVTRRRLADGLRADGLGTVIGGVFNTFPYTAFAQNVGLVSLTGVRSRYVATAAGLILVVLGLIPKVSAIVEGVPSAVLGGAGIALFGMVAASGIRTLSKVRFNNKNVLIVAISVGVALLPTVTPTIYDQFPQWFTLIFDSGISAGAIVAILLNLLLNSDEMRAARAGDAALGAYDAVRGPAAAALVHPEAEGTGLIPTQVLDAQRRAEAEADAAFPGDAIPEEGSGRPAPDAR; from the coding sequence ATGGCTACGACCGAACGGGCGTCACGCGCCGAGACGAAGGCGCAGCGGCGTTCCGCGCGCCGCAGCGAGAACACGGTCGACGGGATCCCGCCGCTCGCCCGGCTCTTCCCGCTCGGCCTGCAGCACGTCCTCGCGATGTACGCCGGCGCCGTGGCGGTTCCGCTCATCGTGGGCGGGGCACTCGGGTACTCGGCGGGCGACCTCGCGTTCCTGATCAGCGCCGACCTCTTCGTGGCGGGGATCGCGACCATCATCCAGTCCGTGGGCTTCTGGCGGTTCGGGGTGCGGCTGCCGCTCATGCAGGGGGTGACGTTCGCGGCGGTCGGGCCGATGATCGCGATCGGGCAGAGCGAGGGCATCCAGGCGGTGTTCGGCGCCACGATCGCCTGCGGCGTGTTCATGATCCTCGCCGCGCCGTTCTTCTCGCAGCTGCTGAGGTTCTTCCCGCCGATCGTGACGGGCACCGTCATCCTGATCATCGGCCTTTCGCTGATGCGCGTCGCCGCAGGATGGATCGTCGACGGCTCGGCGGAAGGAGCCCCGCCGGTCAACGTGGCCTTCGCCGCCGGCACGCTCCTCGTGATCGTACTCATCGAGCGCTTCGCCCCGCCGCCCCTGCAGCGTGTCTCCGTGCTGCTCGGGCTCGCGATCGGCACGATCGCGGCGGTGTTCGTGCCCGGGATGGTCGACTGGTCGGGCGTCGGCGACGCCGGCTGGTTCGCCTTCGTGACGCCCTTCCACTTCGGACTGCCGACCTTCCAGGTGGCTTCGATCGTCTCGATGGTGATCGTCGGGATCGTCATCATGACCGAGACGACCGGCGACATGATCGCCGTCGGGGAGATCGTCGAGAAGCCCGTGACGCGCCGTCGCCTCGCGGACGGACTCCGCGCGGACGGGCTCGGCACCGTGATCGGCGGCGTCTTCAACACCTTCCCGTACACCGCGTTCGCCCAGAACGTCGGACTGGTGTCGCTCACGGGCGTGCGATCGCGCTACGTCGCGACCGCGGCAGGGCTCATCCTCGTCGTCCTCGGCCTCATCCCGAAGGTCTCGGCGATCGTCGAGGGCGTCCCCTCCGCCGTCCTCGGCGGGGCGGGGATCGCCCTGTTCGGCATGGTCGCGGCATCCGGCATCCGCACCCTGTCGAAGGTCCGGTTCAACAACAAGAACGTGCTGATCGTCGCGATCTCGGTGGGGGTGGCGCTGCTGCCCACGGTGACGCCGACCATCTACGACCAGTTCCCGCAGTGGTTCACCCTGATCTTCGACTCGGGCATCAGCGCGGGGGCGATCGTGGCGATCCTGCTGAACCTCCTGCTCAACAGCGATGAGATGCGCGCCGCCCGAGCCGGCGATGCGGCCCTCGGCGCGTACGACGCCGTGCGCGGCCCGGCCGCCGCCGCCCTCGTGCACCCCGAGGCCGAGGGCACGGGGCTGATCCCGACGCAGGTCCTCGACGCGCAGCGCCGCGCCGAGGCCGAGGCGGATGCCGCGTTCCCCGGCGACGCGATCCCCGAGGAGGGATCCGGCCGGCCGGCTCCGGACGCGCGCTGA